In the Pseudochaenichthys georgianus chromosome 1, fPseGeo1.2, whole genome shotgun sequence genome, one interval contains:
- the LOC117448896 gene encoding excitatory amino acid transporter 3-like, whose translation MDIIRNMAPKCLIQASFRQYETDRLEYEIESDEFNSSVDTNMTEIRLLVKYVDGTNILGLIVWALIFRIIFNRIGKDGKVLVDVFQALNEATKIIVDMILSFLPVGVLFLTTSYVIEYDNVTTIFQIGKFMALVIIGHIIHSTIVLPLTYFLCTRCNPYDVIKEIVPALKKALVSSSSVKTLPLTTQCCESRLMIDKSVTQYMLPIGTNINMDGTALYEVAAAIFITQINHIHLKIGQLIAIT comes from the exons ATGGACATCATAAG GAACATGGCGCCTAAATGCCTGATTCAGGCTAGCTTCAGACAG TACGAGACTGATAGGTTGGAATATGAAATTGAATCGGATGAGTTCAATTCTAGCGTGGATACG AATATGACAGAAATACGACTGTTGGTCAAATATGTCGATGGAACCAACATTTTGGGCCTGATTGTGTGGGCTTTAATATTCCGCATAATCTTCAACAGGATTGGAAAAGATGGGAAAGTCCTTGTAGATGTCTTTCAAGCCCTCAACGAGGCCACAAAAATAATTGTCGACATGATACTGAG CTTCTTGCCAGTTGGAGTGCTGTTCTTGACCACAAGCTATGTTATTGAGTATGATAACGTGACAACTATCTTTCAAATTGGAAAGTTCATGGCACTGGTTATTATTGG GCACATAATTCACTCAACAATAGTTTTGCCTCTGACCTATTTCCTGTGTACGAGATGTAACCCCTATGACGTCATCAAGGAGATTGTTCCCGCTTTAAAGAAGGCACTGGTCAGCTCGTCAAG CGTGAAAACACTACCACTCACTACTCAATGTTGTGAGAGCCGACTCATGATCGACAAAAGTGTCACTCAGTACATGCTGCCCATCGGGACCAACATCAACATGGATGGAACTGCCCTTTATGAGGTGGCCGCAGCCATCTTCATTACCCAAATCAACCACATCCACCTGAAAATCGGCCAGTTAATCGCTATTACGTAA